In Deltaproteobacteria bacterium, the sequence GGCCAAGATACCCCGGGAAACGACCAAGACGAAGGATATCACTGGAGGTTTGCCGCGGGTAGCGGAACTTTTCGAGGCGCGCAAACCGAAGGAATATGCCGTCATCAGTGAAATTGACGGCGTCGTCTCCTACGGTAAAGATGCCAAGGGAAAGCGGAAGATCGTCGTGACTCCCGATGTGGGAGAAGAGAAAGAATACCTGATACCCAAGGGTAAGCACGTCAGTGTTCAGGAAGGCGACCGGGTGACAGCGGGAGAGCCGCTTATGGATGGGATTCACAATCCCCATGATCTTCTCGCCATTAAGGGAGAAAAAGAGCTGGCCAAGTACCTCGTGGACGAAGTGCAGGAAGTTTATCGTCTGCAAGGAGTAAAAATTAATGACAAGCATATGGAAGTTATTGTCCGTCAGATGCTGCGGCGGGTAAAGATTGTCGATGCGGGTGATACGTCTTTCATCGGTGACGAGCAGGTCGAAAAACACCGTCTCCAGGAGGAAAACGATAAGGTATTGGAAAAGGGCGGGAAACCGGCGGTGGGGAAGCCGATCCTGCTGGGTATCACCAAGGCGTCCTTAAGCACACAGAGCTTTATCTCGGCAGCTTCCTTTCAGGAGACCACGCGTGTGCTTACGGAAGCCAGCATGGCCGGCAAGACCGACTATCTGCGGGGTCTCAAAGAGAATGTCATTATGGGGAGACTGATCCCTGCCGGTACGGGGCTTTCCCTGTACCGTAAGCTCGGCATCAAGACGGAAACAGATGAAATTGTTCCGCCTGATCCGGAAGTAGACCAAGATGGCGAGAATAATGATGAGAAAAAGCTTGACACAATGGAAGCTAATTGATAGTTAAACCATCTTTTGCAGCACCAAAAAGTAATAGAGCAATGCAACAGCAAGGGGAAGAGTAATGCCGACAGTCAATCAGTTAGTCCGCAAGGGAAGAGCGAAGATAGGGCAAAAGGTGACGACACCGGCGCTTGCCAGTTCTCCTCAGAGAAGAGGCGTTTGTGTCCGGGTATATACGACGACACCCAAAAAGCCGAATTCGGCATTGAGGAAAGTGGCAAGAGTTCGCCTCACCAGCGGTTATGAAGTGACTTCCTATATCCCCGGAGTAGGTCATAATCTTCAGGAGCATTCCGTCGTTCTGGTGCGGGGGGGGAGGGTGAAGGATCTTCCCGGTGTGCGGTATCATATTATAAGAGGTACGCTTGACGCCGTGGGCGTTCAAGATAGAAAACAGAGCCGGTCCAAATATGGGGCCAAAAGGCCGAGTTAATTAGTCTGGGTTAGGAAACAGCATTATGCCGAGAAGAAGAGAGATAGCCAAAAGAGAGATATTGCCGGACCCGAAGTATAATAACGAGCTCGTGGCAAAGTTTATCAACAGCCTCTTGAAGAGAGGTAAAAAGAGCATTGCCGAGGCGATACTTTATGGCGCTTTTGATCTCATTGAAAAAAAGAGCAAAGAGGCGCCGGTGGAGGTGTTTGAAAAGGCAGTAAGCAATGTGAAGCCGGTTATTGAAGTTAAAGCCAGGCGCGTAGGAGGTTCCACCTACCAGGTTCCCACCGAGGTGGCATCGCCCCGGCGGGTGGCCTTGGGCATCCGCTGGTTGATCCTGCATGCCCGTGAGCGTGGTGAGAAGACCATGAGAGAGAAGCTGGCGGCAGAGTTGATGGATGCGGCCAACAACAGGGGTGCGGCGATCAAAAAGAAGGAAAGCGTTCATAAAATGGCGGAAGCAAATAAAGCGTTTGCGCATTATAGATTTTAGCATAAGGAGGTAAACGGAAATGGCCAAGAAAAAATTTGAAAGGAACAAGCCGCATCTCAATATCGGAACGATAGGGCACGTGGATCACGGCAAGACGACCTTAACGGCAGCGATTACGAAGCATCTGGCCAAGAGAGGTTTGGCGGAATTCAGGCCTTTTGATTCCATAGATAATGCCCCTGAAGAAAAGGAAAGGGGTGTAACCATCAACATTGCCCATGTGGAATATGAAACCACCAAGCGTCATTACGCGCATGTTGATTGTCCGGGACACGCCGATTACATAAAGAACATGATTTCGGGAGCGGCGCACATGGACGGCGCCATTCTTGTGGTTGCGGCCTCCGATGGTCCCATGCCACAGACCAGAGAGCACATCCTTTTGGCGCGTCAGGTGCAGGTTCCTTATATGGTAGTATTTTTAAATAAAGTTGACCTGGTTGATGATCCGGAGCTTCTGGATCTGGTGGAACTGGAGTTAAGAGAGCTTCTTACTGCTTATGAATTCCCGGGCGACGACATTCCTATCATCCGCGGTTCAGCGTTGAAGGCCTTGGAGCAGGAAGATACGAAGGCCCCGGATGTCAAGTGCATTGACGAGTTAATGGATGCCATAGATAACTACATTCCCCAACCCGTACGTGACCTTGACAAACCATTCCTGATGCCGGTGGGCGATGTGTTTACCATCTCTGGGCGCGGCACTGTGGTTACGGGCAGGATTGATCGCGGTATCGTCAAAGTCGGTGAAGAGGTTGAAATTATTGGCATCAGGCCCACGATAAAGAGCGTCTGCACTGGTGTGGAAATGTTTCGCAAGACACTGGATGAAGGCCGGGCCGGAGACGATGTCGGTTTGTTGATCCGCGGCATTAAGCGTGAAGAGGTAGAGAGAGGCCAGGTGGTGGCCAAGCCCGGCTCCATAACGCCGCATACCAAGTTCCAGGCGACGGTTTATATATTGACCAAGGAAGAAGGCGGTCGGCACACGCCCTTCTTTAACGGTTATCGTCCCCAGTTTTATTTTCGGACGACCGATGTGACGGGCATAGCAACCTTACCGCAGGACGTGGAAATGGTGATGCCCGGTGACAATGTAAATATGGAAATTGAGTTGATTACGCCCATTGCCATGGAAGAGCAGCTCCGTTTTGCCATCCGGGAAGGCGGCAGGACCGTAGGGGCGGGAGTAGTAAGTAAGGTTATTGCGTAACCGGTTCGTTAACTTATCCCGTTTATCGGGGTTAAGGTTGAGTGGAAATGAAAGAACAGAAGATTAGAATCCGTCTTAAAGCCTACGATTCCAAATTGTTGGACAGGTCTGTCGGGGAAATTATTGAAACCGCCAAGAGGACCGGTGCCAGGATAGCCGGTCCCGTGCCGCTGCCTACGGAGATAAATAAGTACTGCGTAAACCGTTCACCGCACGTGGACAAGAAATCGAGGGAACAATTCGAGATCCGGACACATAAGAGATTAATTGATATCATCGAGCCGACGCAATCAACAGTAGATGCGCTTATGAAACTGGACCTTTCGGCAGGAGTTGATGTAGAGATCAAGGCTTAGCTTCCATAGAGGGAATAAAAGAGTGAAGTTATGAAAATGGGAATCATTGGTAGAAAATTGGGTATGAGCCAGATGTTTTCCGAGGATGGAGGCACTGTACCGGTAACGGTAATTGAGATGGAGCCTTCGCTCGTGATACAGAAAAAAACTAAAGAAAACGATGGCTACGATGCCCTGCAACTCGGCTATGGGCGGGTAAGCCAAAAGAAGGTAACTAAGCCCCTGTTAGGTCATTTCCAGAAGGCCGATAAGGGATGCTTTAAAGTTCTGGCAGAATTCAAAGCTGATACCGCTGGCTACGAGCTGGGCCAGGAAATAGGCGTGGATTTTTTTAAAGCCGGAGAGCGGGTGGACATTGTCGGAACATCCAAGGGCAAGGGATTTGCGGGTGTTGTCAAAAGGCATGGATTCAGTGGCGGGCGCAAGACGCATGGCTCCATGTTTCACCGTGCTCCAGGCTCTATCGGCGCCAGTGCTGAGCCGTCCCGAGTCTTCCGGGGTCAAAAACTGCCCGGGCACATGGGCAGCGAGCGGAAAACGGTACAGAATCTGTTAGTATGGGCGGTTGATCCGGGCCGCCATCTTTTACTGGTTAAAGGAGCTGTGCCGGGAAGCAAAAAAGGTTATTTGCTGGTTAAGCAGGCGATAAAGAATGCCGACTAAGTTGCTCTGGGAGTAATACTTCCCGGTAACTATGCGATTATAAGAAACTTGGGTGGTTACGATGCCGATTGCTGGTGTGTTTGACATAGAAAAAAATAAAGTGTCGGAAATCGAATTAAGTGACGCTGTATTTGATGCAGAAGTAAACGAAGCGGTCCTGTACGAAGTGGTCAAGATGCAAATGGCGTTGAGAAGGCGCGGCACTGCGGATACCAAAGAGCGCGGAGAAATTTCGGGCGGCGGTAAAAAGCCGTGGCGCCAGAAGGGGACAGGCCGGGCACGATCCGGTACGAGCCGTTCGCCCCTTTGGCGCGGTGGTGGTACGGTTTTCGGACCCCATCCGCGCGATTATTCATTTAAGGTCCCGAAAAAAGTGCGCCGGAAGGCCTTGATGTCCGCCTTGACCTTGAAGTATCGGGGGAATCAGATGGTCATCCTCCGGGATTTCCCGTTGACGGAAATAAAGACGAAAAAATTTGTAGAAGTTGTGAACAGATTCGGCTGGGAAAAGGTTCTGATTATTCTGGACAAATCTTATCCGGTGCTGGAGAAGTCATCTAAAAACATCAAAAATGTAAAAATGATGAGATCAGAGGGGCTGAACGTCTATGATCTGCTTAATTATGAGCACGTTGTTTTGCTCGAACCCTCTGTTAAGTTGATCGAAGGGATATTGATTTCATAATGGAAATGCATCGTGTTATAAAAAAGTATCTGGTCACCGAAAAAACTACGGCCTCCAAGGAACAAGGCAACAAGTATATTTTCCAGGTGGACAGGGGCGCCAACAAAATAGAAGTCGGTAGAGCGGTAGCAAGCCTTTTCAAGGTCAAGGTACTCGACGTTCATATCATGAATGTGCTGGGCAAGAAAAAGCGCGTCGGCAAGGTAGTCGGTGAGAAGAGCTCCTGGAAAAAGGCGATTGTGACGGTGGCCAAAGATAACCGGATTGAGATCATTGAAGGGGTATGAGCCCCATCTCCAAGGTACCAAGACTTTAAGTGACTTAAGGAATAAAGCCGATGGCGATAAGAAAATACAAACCAACATCACCGGGAAGAAGATTTCAGACCTGTTCCGACTTCAAGGAAATTACTTCCACCGAGCCGGAAAAGAAACTGCTGAAGGCTATCAGCAGGACGGGGGGACGCAACAGCTACGGCCGAATGACCATGAGGCACATTGGCGGCGGGCACAAGAGGCGTTACCGGCTGATTGATTTCCGGCGCGACAAGTTGGATATCCCGGCCAAGGTGGCGGCGATCGAATATGATCCGAATCGCTCGTCCCGGATTGCCCTGCTGAATTATGCTGATGGAGAGAAACGTTATATCATTGCGCCGGCCAAATTAGATGTGGGCGCCCAGATCGTCAGCGGCGAAAGTGTGGACATTAAAGTGGGAAATACGGTGCCGCTGAAAAATTTGCCGCTGGGGTCTTTGATTCACAACCTGGAAGTCAAGGTGGGACGCGGTGGACAGATGATCCGCAGCGCCGGCACCCTGGGTCAGCTCATGGCCAAGGAAGGGCGGTATGCCCAGGTAAGGCTGCCTTCCGGTGAAGTCAGGAAGGTCTTCATGGAATGCAAGGCGACTATTGGTCAGGTGGGCAATATTGATCATGAAAACGTCAGTTTGGGCAAGGCGGGGCGTTCGCGATGGCTGGGAAGACGTCCCAAGGTAAGGGGTGTGGCCATGAATCCCGTTGATCACCCCATGGGCGGCGGCGAGGGTAAGTCATCGGGCGGCAGGCATCCTTGCACCCCTTGGGGTGTACCGACAAAGGGCCATAAGACAAGAACGAATAAGAGCACGGATAAATATATCGTAAAGAGAAGAGGTTAAGAAGGTGGCGCGTTCGATTAAGAAGGGTGCGTACGTTGAGGGCAGGCTCCTGACAAAGGTAAGAGCGGCGGAAGCAGCGGGCAGTAAGGGCGTCCAGAAGACGTGGTCGCGCCGTTCCACAATAACGCCGGAATTAATAGGTAATACCTTTGCCGTACATAATGGCAAGAAGTTTATCCCGGTCTTCGTTACCGAAAATATGGTAGGGCATAAGTTAGGTGAGTTTTCACCCACCAGGACTTTCTACAGTCACGCCGGTGATCGGAAAACAAAAGTTCGTAAATAAAATGGCTGATCGTGGCCTGGAATTCAGGCATACAGCGCGGGTGTCGCGCCCTGCAGGTGTTCAAGGTGTTTGCGGCCGCGGCTGATGTTGGTTGGGAGAAAATATGGAAGCAAGGGCAACTGCTAAATATATTCGGATTTCACCACAGAAGGTAAGATTAGTGGTGGATCTGGTGCGGGGCAAGAAAATTGGTGATGCTAAGAAAATACTCATGTTTACAAGGAAGTATGCCGCCTCGGCAGTGGGGAAGGTGTTGAACTCAGCCGTGGCCAACGCGAGGCAAAATGCCAGCATGGACGAGAATATTCTCTATGTAAAAGAGATATTTGTTGACCAGGGCCCCTCTTTGAAGAGATGGCGAGCGAGGGCGCAGGGGCGGGCCGCGGCTATTAAAAAGAGGATGAGTCACATTACGGTAATTCTTACGGAAGTATAATTGGTGGTCTTGTCACTACGACAAAAAGCGCAGATAAAGTGTTACGATTGAGGAGGTGAAGGGTTGGGGCAGAAGGTAAACCCGATCGGGTTCAGGTTAGGCGGAATTAAGACATGGCGTTCATTGTGGTTTGCTGAAAAGGGTTACAGTGAGTTGCTCCACGAGGATATCCGTATCCGAAAATTTCTCAAAAAGAAGCTTTATAATGCCGGTGTTTCCAGAATCGAAATTGAAAGAGCCTCTAACAAGTCCAAGATAAATATTTATGCGGCCCGTCCGGGAATAATTATCGGTAAAAAAGGCGCAGATATTGAGAAGCTTAAGAAGGAAATTGAACAAGTAAGCTCGGGAGAGACGATTATCAATATTCTGGAGGTGCGCAAACCGGAGGTTGACGCTCAATTGGTGGCGGAGAACATTGCCCAGCAATTAGAGCGGCGGGTGGCCTTCCGCAGGGCGATGAAAAAGTGTGTTACCTCCGCCCTCAAATTCGGTGCCAAAGGCATCCGGGTAAGTTGTTCAGGAAGGCTGGGAGGCGCAGAAATGTCGCGCTCGGAGTGGTATAGAGAGGGAAGGGTCCCCTTGCATACCCTGAGAGCTGATATAGATTACGGATTTACCGAGGCCCATACCGCCTATGGACTTATCGGGATAAAAGTTTTGATGTTTCATGGCGAGGTGTTGCCGACGAAAAGCGCCGCAGTTTAGTAAGGACTTATCATCCTTTCTGGATAGGGGAGATTTTGCATTATGTTAATGCCGAAGAGAGTTAAACATAGAAAGCTGCAGAAGGGTCGTATGGGCGGCAAGGCCGGCCGGGGCGCAACCGTGGCTTTCGGGGAATTTGGTCTCCAGGCCGCCGAGTGTGGTTGGCTTACGGCAAGACAAATTGAGGCCGCCCGTATAGCCATGACGCGTTATGTCAAGAGGGGCGGTAAGATATGGATAAGGATATTCCCCCATAAATCAGTTACCAAGAAGCCGGCAGAAACCAGAATGGGAAAGGGCAAAGGGGCCCCTGAAGAATGGGTGGCCGTTGTCAAGCCCGGCGTGGTGTTATACGAAATGGATGGAGTGACGTCGGAGGTGGCACACGAGGCCTTCCGGCTGGCGGCGCACAAACTTCCCATAGCAACGAAGTTTTTGGCGAGGGAGATGCTTTAATGAAGATAAAGGAGATTCGCGATCTGGGCACTGACGAAGTGAAGCGGAAGAACCTGGATTTGGTCGAGGAACTATTCAGACTGCGCCTCAGGCATACGTCGGGACAATTGGAGACTTCATCCGCGCTGGGACGGGCAAGAAAAGACATCGCCAGAATTAAAACGGTGTTGAGGGAGAGGGAGGCTCAATTAGGATGACCGAGCGTGGCAACAAAAGGCTGATTACAGGCGTGGTTATAAGCGACAAGATGGAAAAAACCATTATCGTGCGTACGGAGAGATTAGTCAAGCATCAAGTCTTCAAGAAATATATCCGCAGGCACGTAAAGTATAAAGCTCACGATGAGAGAAATGAGTGTAAGGCCGGCGATAAAGTGCTTATTATGGAGTCGAGGCCGATAAGCAAGGACAAACGCTGGCGGGTGCGTGAGATACTGGAGAAAGCGAAATAGCGTTCGTTTAGCGGGGTGTTATTATGATTCAAATGCAGACCATATTAAATGTAGCCGACAATTCCGGTGCCAAGAAGGTCTTGTGCATTAAGGTGCTGGGTGGGTCAAAGAGAAGATATGCCAGTGTAGGTGATGTCATCGTTGTCGCTGTGCAGGAGTCTATCCCTAATTCCAAGGTGAAAAAAGGCGACGTGATGAAGGCCGTTGTCGTCCGTACCGTGAAAGAGGTCAGAAGACAGGATGGTTCATATCTCAAGTTTGATGATAATTCCGCCGTGCTGATTACGAACCAGATGGAACCGGTGGGGACAAGGATATTCGGCCCGGTGGCACGTGAGCTGCGGGCCAAGCAGTTTATGAAAATCATCTCTTTGGCACCGGAGGTCTTGTAGCGGGCGTGGTTTTAGATCCGCGGGGATGTAAAGGCATAATTAAATATCAAATGGTTTTTTCGCTGGGGATGGGAGATGCAGGGAATGCGGTTGAAGAAAGGTGACATGGTCAAGGTTGTGGCCGGTAAGGAAAAGGGGAAGACCGGCAAGGTCCTGAAGGTTGTTGCCGAGAAAAATAAAGTTGTTGTGGAGAAATTGAACTTTGTCAAGAGACATCAGAAAGCTGATGCCAAAGGCAAGGGCGGGATTGTGGAGAAAGAAGCCCCCATCCACGCTTCCAATGTCATGCTGCTTTGTGACAAGTGTGATGCTGCGGTCCGGTTTGGACACAAGCTGTCGGATGATGGGAAGAAAGAGCGTGTTTGCAGTAAATGTCATGAAGTACTGAATGCTTAAGTATCTTATAAAGGTCTATAAACAATGACGAGATTGGAAGCCTATTATCTAAAAGAAGTCGTCCCTGCTTTGATCGCTGAGCTGGGTTATAAAAATCGCATGCAGGTACCCAAGATGGAGAAGATTGTCGTCAATATGGGTGTCGGCGAAGCGATTCAGAATGCTAAAATCCTGGACAAGGCGGCGGAAGAGCTGGCCCTAATCACTGGTCAGAAACCCGTGATTACCAAGGCGAAGCGCTCTATCGCTACCTTTAAGTTGCGCCAGGGCATGCCGATCGGATGTTGTGTAACCCTGAGAAAGGACATAATGTACGAATTTTTTGACCGGCTGGTTAATGCAGCAATTCCCCGGATCAGGGATTTTCGTGGCATAGCACCGAGTTCATTTGACGGCCGGGGTAATTTTGCCATGGGACTTCAGGAGCAGCTTATCTTCCCGGAAATAGATTACGATAAGGTTGACAAGGCGCGGGGTATGAACATTGTGATCGTTACTTCGGCCAAGACCGATGAAGAAGGCCGGAAACTCTTGAAATGCATGGGAGTTCCGTTTAAGAGTTAAAGGGCAAAGAGCGCCCGTGATGGCCGGGCTGTGACCTTGGAGGGCTTAGTGTGGCAAAGAAATCCTTAATTGCGAAAGCTAAAACTAAAATGAAGTTTGCGGTGCGGCAGTATAATCGGTGTCCGCTTTGTGGCCGGCCGAGAGCGTATTACAGAAAATTTGACATGTGCAGGATATGCTTGAGAAACCTTTCCCTGAGGGGAGAAATCCCGGGTGTTATAAAGTCCAGTTGGTAGAGTAAAGGAGCAAAGTATGGGAGTAAGCGATCCAATTGCCGATATGTTGACCAGGATCAGAAATGCCAACAGGGTGCATTTTAAATCGGTGGATGTAATATTGTCTCGCACCAATCAGAATATCTGCAAAGTGCTGAAAAAATCCGGCTATATAAGCGGCTTTGACGTTAAGAAGGACAGTGCAGGGCATGAAATGCTGAGGGTGTATCTGAAAAATCCAGTCTTGAAGCAGACAAGTATCACGGATATACAGAGAATCAGCAAGCCAGGCCGCAGGGTTTATGTGCATTGCGATAATATCCCCAAGGTATTGGATGGTTACGGAGTAGCTGTTATCTCTACCTCCAGAGGGGTCATGACGGACAAAGAGGCGAAGACGCTGAATATCGGCGGCGAGCTTCTCTGCAGCGTTTGGTAGTCTGCCCCAGGGGGATTCCCCCTCGGTCCGTTTTTCGGGAGATTGATGAAATGTCAAGAATTGGAAAAAAACCGATAGAGTTTCCTGCCGGGGTAAAATTGGTGCAGGATAAATCTGTTATCAAGATCAATGGTCCCAAAGGAAACTTGTCCATGACGCTGCCGCCGGGTGTTGAGATCAGCCAGGACAGCGGCACTATTGTTGTCAAGTGCATTTCGGAAGACAGGAAGGAAATGGCCTATCACGGGTTAGTGCGCACTCTCCTCGGGAACATGGTGACGGGGGTGAGCAAGGGCTTTGAAAAGGGTCTGGAAATATCCGGCGTGGGTTATCGCGCCGAGGTTAAGGATGGCATGATCAAGATGCTGCTGGGATATTCAAATCCCGTGGAATATGCAATCCCGCCCGGTATTGACATCAAGGTGGATAAGCAGGTTAATATCGTTGTCGGCGGTATAGATAAAGAGTTGGTAGGCAGGGTGGCGGCCGAGATTCGATCTTTGAAGAAACCGGAACCTTACAAAGGCAAGGGGATAAGGTATGTCGGCGAGAAGATCAGGCGAAAAGTCGGCAAATCTGTGGGGGCTTAGTAAAGCGAGTTATTCCCGATAATATTTCTGTGGTGTGGAAGAGGTAGGACATTGGCAACGAAGAAGGTAGAAAAGATCAGGG encodes:
- the rpsQ gene encoding 30S ribosomal protein S17; the encoded protein is MTERGNKRLITGVVISDKMEKTIIVRTERLVKHQVFKKYIRRHVKYKAHDERNECKAGDKVLIMESRPISKDKRWRVREILEKAK
- the rpsG gene encoding 30S ribosomal protein S7; protein product: MPRRREIAKREILPDPKYNNELVAKFINSLLKRGKKSIAEAILYGAFDLIEKKSKEAPVEVFEKAVSNVKPVIEVKARRVGGSTYQVPTEVASPRRVALGIRWLILHARERGEKTMREKLAAELMDAANNRGAAIKKKESVHKMAEANKAFAHYRF
- the rplN gene encoding 50S ribosomal protein L14; amino-acid sequence: MIQMQTILNVADNSGAKKVLCIKVLGGSKRRYASVGDVIVVAVQESIPNSKVKKGDVMKAVVVRTVKEVRRQDGSYLKFDDNSAVLITNQMEPVGTRIFGPVARELRAKQFMKIISLAPEVL
- the rplX gene encoding 50S ribosomal protein L24: MRLKKGDMVKVVAGKEKGKTGKVLKVVAEKNKVVVEKLNFVKRHQKADAKGKGGIVEKEAPIHASNVMLLCDKCDAAVRFGHKLSDDGKKERVCSKCHEVLNA
- the rplF gene encoding 50S ribosomal protein L6 translates to MSRIGKKPIEFPAGVKLVQDKSVIKINGPKGNLSMTLPPGVEISQDSGTIVVKCISEDRKEMAYHGLVRTLLGNMVTGVSKGFEKGLEISGVGYRAEVKDGMIKMLLGYSNPVEYAIPPGIDIKVDKQVNIVVGGIDKELVGRVAAEIRSLKKPEPYKGKGIRYVGEKIRRKVGKSVGA
- the rpsS gene encoding 30S ribosomal protein S19, which codes for MARSIKKGAYVEGRLLTKVRAAEAAGSKGVQKTWSRRSTITPELIGNTFAVHNGKKFIPVFVTENMVGHKLGEFSPTRTFYSHAGDRKTKVRK
- the rplC gene encoding 50S ribosomal protein L3, with amino-acid sequence MKMGIIGRKLGMSQMFSEDGGTVPVTVIEMEPSLVIQKKTKENDGYDALQLGYGRVSQKKVTKPLLGHFQKADKGCFKVLAEFKADTAGYELGQEIGVDFFKAGERVDIVGTSKGKGFAGVVKRHGFSGGRKTHGSMFHRAPGSIGASAEPSRVFRGQKLPGHMGSERKTVQNLLVWAVDPGRHLLLVKGAVPGSKKGYLLVKQAIKNAD
- the rpmC gene encoding 50S ribosomal protein L29, producing MKIKEIRDLGTDEVKRKNLDLVEELFRLRLRHTSGQLETSSALGRARKDIARIKTVLREREAQLG
- the rpsJ gene encoding 30S ribosomal protein S10 produces the protein MKEQKIRIRLKAYDSKLLDRSVGEIIETAKRTGARIAGPVPLPTEINKYCVNRSPHVDKKSREQFEIRTHKRLIDIIEPTQSTVDALMKLDLSAGVDVEIKA
- the rplP gene encoding 50S ribosomal protein L16, whose protein sequence is MLMPKRVKHRKLQKGRMGGKAGRGATVAFGEFGLQAAECGWLTARQIEAARIAMTRYVKRGGKIWIRIFPHKSVTKKPAETRMGKGKGAPEEWVAVVKPGVVLYEMDGVTSEVAHEAFRLAAHKLPIATKFLAREML
- the rplE gene encoding 50S ribosomal protein L5; amino-acid sequence: MTRLEAYYLKEVVPALIAELGYKNRMQVPKMEKIVVNMGVGEAIQNAKILDKAAEELALITGQKPVITKAKRSIATFKLRQGMPIGCCVTLRKDIMYEFFDRLVNAAIPRIRDFRGIAPSSFDGRGNFAMGLQEQLIFPEIDYDKVDKARGMNIVIVTSAKTDEEGRKLLKCMGVPFKS
- the tuf gene encoding elongation factor Tu; translation: MAKKKFERNKPHLNIGTIGHVDHGKTTLTAAITKHLAKRGLAEFRPFDSIDNAPEEKERGVTINIAHVEYETTKRHYAHVDCPGHADYIKNMISGAAHMDGAILVVAASDGPMPQTREHILLARQVQVPYMVVFLNKVDLVDDPELLDLVELELRELLTAYEFPGDDIPIIRGSALKALEQEDTKAPDVKCIDELMDAIDNYIPQPVRDLDKPFLMPVGDVFTISGRGTVVTGRIDRGIVKVGEEVEIIGIRPTIKSVCTGVEMFRKTLDEGRAGDDVGLLIRGIKREEVERGQVVAKPGSITPHTKFQATVYILTKEEGGRHTPFFNGYRPQFYFRTTDVTGIATLPQDVEMVMPGDNVNMEIELITPIAMEEQLRFAIREGGRTVGAGVVSKVIA
- the rpsC gene encoding 30S ribosomal protein S3 gives rise to the protein MGQKVNPIGFRLGGIKTWRSLWFAEKGYSELLHEDIRIRKFLKKKLYNAGVSRIEIERASNKSKINIYAARPGIIIGKKGADIEKLKKEIEQVSSGETIINILEVRKPEVDAQLVAENIAQQLERRVAFRRAMKKCVTSALKFGAKGIRVSCSGRLGGAEMSRSEWYREGRVPLHTLRADIDYGFTEAHTAYGLIGIKVLMFHGEVLPTKSAAV
- the rpsH gene encoding 30S ribosomal protein S8, giving the protein MGVSDPIADMLTRIRNANRVHFKSVDVILSRTNQNICKVLKKSGYISGFDVKKDSAGHEMLRVYLKNPVLKQTSITDIQRISKPGRRVYVHCDNIPKVLDGYGVAVISTSRGVMTDKEAKTLNIGGELLCSVW
- the rplV gene encoding 50S ribosomal protein L22, whose amino-acid sequence is MEARATAKYIRISPQKVRLVVDLVRGKKIGDAKKILMFTRKYAASAVGKVLNSAVANARQNASMDENILYVKEIFVDQGPSLKRWRARAQGRAAAIKKRMSHITVILTEV
- the rpsL gene encoding 30S ribosomal protein S12, with protein sequence MPTVNQLVRKGRAKIGQKVTTPALASSPQRRGVCVRVYTTTPKKPNSALRKVARVRLTSGYEVTSYIPGVGHNLQEHSVVLVRGGRVKDLPGVRYHIIRGTLDAVGVQDRKQSRSKYGAKRPS
- the rplD gene encoding 50S ribosomal protein L4; translation: MPIAGVFDIEKNKVSEIELSDAVFDAEVNEAVLYEVVKMQMALRRRGTADTKERGEISGGGKKPWRQKGTGRARSGTSRSPLWRGGGTVFGPHPRDYSFKVPKKVRRKALMSALTLKYRGNQMVILRDFPLTEIKTKKFVEVVNRFGWEKVLIILDKSYPVLEKSSKNIKNVKMMRSEGLNVYDLLNYEHVVLLEPSVKLIEGILIS
- a CDS encoding type Z 30S ribosomal protein S14 encodes the protein MAKKSLIAKAKTKMKFAVRQYNRCPLCGRPRAYYRKFDMCRICLRNLSLRGEIPGVIKSSW
- the rplW gene encoding 50S ribosomal protein L23; translated protein: MEMHRVIKKYLVTEKTTASKEQGNKYIFQVDRGANKIEVGRAVASLFKVKVLDVHIMNVLGKKKRVGKVVGEKSSWKKAIVTVAKDNRIEIIEGV
- the rplB gene encoding 50S ribosomal protein L2, whose translation is MAIRKYKPTSPGRRFQTCSDFKEITSTEPEKKLLKAISRTGGRNSYGRMTMRHIGGGHKRRYRLIDFRRDKLDIPAKVAAIEYDPNRSSRIALLNYADGEKRYIIAPAKLDVGAQIVSGESVDIKVGNTVPLKNLPLGSLIHNLEVKVGRGGQMIRSAGTLGQLMAKEGRYAQVRLPSGEVRKVFMECKATIGQVGNIDHENVSLGKAGRSRWLGRRPKVRGVAMNPVDHPMGGGEGKSSGGRHPCTPWGVPTKGHKTRTNKSTDKYIVKRRG